In Anaerobacillus isosaccharinicus, one genomic interval encodes:
- a CDS encoding IS1380 family transposase yields MATLPQLTLDFNRKIKLSNDGGELSSDTGEFLFREFDEKINFSSTLARFLNLKDNRRYYVHSNENLLRQKIYQIIAGYTDDDNADQLTRDPVFTQIIGTNALASQPSLSRFFRRFDDQSMEELNQANQELIDKVHQLRESKAVIFDLDSTHSDTYGDQEAAAYNTHYGTVGFHPLVAFDGVTGDFLKAKLRPGNVYTSNGVVDFIQPLIEHYNEKFPETTPFLRGDSGFAVPALYDLCERESVYYVIRLKSNAILQRIADELHPPSIISDVSKTEIYYEETIYQANSWSKPRKVIIKSVRPAGELLFSHSFFVTNLVDAFSPEAIVLTYQKRGTMENYIKEAKNGFGFDKMNSHSFQVNEVKMMLSLLAYNLTNWLRTLCFPEGQKTMQIETIRTRIIKVASKLVKSGRSLYFKLASSFVYQEFFWNVLQRVQRLKIV; encoded by the coding sequence ATGGCTACTTTACCTCAATTAACACTTGATTTCAATCGAAAAATTAAACTTTCTAACGACGGAGGAGAACTCTCATCCGATACTGGAGAATTCCTTTTTAGAGAATTCGATGAAAAGATAAATTTTTCTTCTACATTAGCACGCTTTTTAAACCTAAAAGACAATAGACGCTACTATGTTCATTCGAATGAAAATTTACTTCGTCAAAAGATTTATCAAATCATTGCTGGTTATACCGATGATGATAATGCCGACCAATTAACGAGAGATCCTGTGTTTACTCAAATCATTGGTACAAATGCATTGGCTTCTCAGCCGAGTTTGTCTCGCTTTTTTAGACGTTTCGACGATCAATCTATGGAAGAATTGAATCAAGCCAACCAAGAGCTTATTGATAAAGTGCACCAACTCAGGGAGTCGAAGGCAGTCATTTTTGATTTGGATTCTACACATTCCGATACTTATGGAGATCAAGAAGCTGCGGCTTACAATACTCATTATGGAACAGTCGGTTTTCATCCATTAGTTGCCTTTGATGGTGTAACAGGTGATTTCCTCAAAGCAAAGCTACGACCTGGAAACGTGTATACGTCCAATGGTGTAGTGGATTTTATTCAACCACTCATTGAGCATTACAACGAAAAGTTTCCTGAGACAACACCTTTTCTTCGGGGTGATAGTGGTTTCGCTGTCCCTGCTTTATATGATTTGTGCGAAAGAGAGAGCGTTTATTACGTTATTCGTCTGAAATCAAATGCAATTCTGCAACGAATCGCAGATGAACTCCATCCTCCGTCTATCATTTCCGATGTTTCCAAGACGGAAATTTATTATGAAGAAACCATCTATCAAGCAAACTCTTGGTCGAAACCTAGAAAAGTAATTATCAAATCGGTACGCCCAGCGGGCGAATTACTGTTTTCCCATTCCTTCTTTGTGACAAATTTAGTAGATGCCTTTTCTCCTGAAGCAATCGTTCTTACTTATCAAAAAAGAGGAACGATGGAAAACTACATCAAGGAAGCCAAGAATGGGTTCGGTTTTGATAAAATGAATAGCCATTCTTTCCAAGTAAACGAAGTAAAAATGATGTTGAGTCTATTAGCTTATAACTTAACAAACTGGTTGCGTACCCTCTGTTTTCCTGAAGGACAAAAGACCATGCAAATCGAGACCATACGCACCCGAATTATTAAAGTTGCCAGTAAACTAGTGAAGTCAGGACGTTCTCTGTACTTTAAGCTCGCTTCGAGTTTCGTTTACCAAGAATTCTTTTGGAATGTACTTCAACGAGTTCAGAGACTGAAAATAGTGTAA
- a CDS encoding NAD(P)H-dependent flavin oxidoreductase has translation MTPKVPIMQGGMGIAISLSGLASAVANAGGIGIISGTGIPIEEMRAQIRKARELTKGVGYIGVNVLFAMTDFANTIKAAMEEKVDFIISGAGVSRDMYTWGKEYGVPVISIVSSGKLAKISQRLGAAAVVVEGFEAGGHLGTDRPLFDILPEVLEAVDIPVIAAGGIMTGEDIAKALQMGASGVQMGTRFVASVECDAPDVYKQKYLDCQEGDTVLVKTTVGLHGRAIKNSFVEKVNNLEKIKIDQCHSCLKHCNYQFCTLDSLVQAVKGNVENGIVFAGARVSEIKDILPVQTIIDNLMDACTRKLAIEPLKA, from the coding sequence ATGACACCAAAGGTACCAATTATGCAGGGAGGGATGGGAATTGCCATTTCATTAAGTGGATTAGCTTCAGCTGTTGCTAACGCTGGTGGAATTGGAATTATCTCCGGAACTGGCATACCAATTGAAGAAATGAGAGCCCAAATTCGTAAAGCACGCGAATTAACTAAGGGTGTTGGCTATATAGGAGTTAATGTTTTGTTTGCAATGACAGATTTTGCTAACACGATTAAAGCTGCAATGGAGGAAAAAGTTGACTTCATCATTTCTGGAGCAGGGGTCTCACGTGACATGTATACGTGGGGAAAAGAATATGGTGTTCCGGTTATTTCTATTGTTTCTTCTGGAAAATTAGCGAAGATTTCGCAAAGACTAGGTGCAGCTGCAGTAGTTGTTGAAGGTTTTGAAGCTGGTGGTCACTTAGGTACAGACCGTCCACTTTTTGATATTTTACCTGAAGTACTTGAAGCTGTAGATATTCCAGTAATTGCAGCTGGTGGGATTATGACTGGTGAAGACATCGCAAAAGCGCTACAAATGGGTGCTTCTGGTGTGCAAATGGGTACGCGTTTTGTTGCAAGTGTTGAGTGTGATGCTCCAGACGTTTATAAACAAAAGTATCTTGATTGCCAAGAAGGTGACACAGTTTTAGTTAAAACGACTGTAGGTCTTCACGGAAGAGCGATAAAAAATAGCTTTGTTGAAAAAGTTAATAACCTAGAAAAAATTAAAATTGACCAATGCCATTCTTGTTTAAAGCATTGTAATTACCAGTTCTGTACCTTAGATTCTTTAGTGCAAGCTGTTAAGGGGAACGTAGAAAACGGAATCGTTTTTGCTGGTGCACGAGTTAGTGAAATAAAGGACATTTTGCCAGTACAGACAATTATTGATAATTTAATGGATGCTTGTACACGTAAATTAGCCATTGAACCACTAAAAGCTTAA
- the folE2 gene encoding GTP cyclohydrolase FolE2, protein MIKTIGLPSKAERHKRFGSVPPIIGTKPTDKEKMPDLQNTPNDFLFAINSVGISNVKHPVIVHSELEPKVQTTIATFALTTSLNQMSKGINMSRLTELLQQYHEEGFVLSFEQLRSFTKELAEKMEQTSATIEVTFPWFFERKSPALKKIGLMHADAKISVTYNQDTDQCTYETGLTAAITTLCPCSKEISEYSAHNQRGYVSIDTTLYSDSINEIDWKAFLLEAAESNASAQLHPVLKRPDEKMVTEKAYENPRFVEDMVRLVAADLYENPLIKAFSVECRNEESIHVHDAIASITFTKE, encoded by the coding sequence ATGATAAAAACAATAGGGTTACCTTCAAAAGCAGAACGACATAAACGCTTTGGGTCAGTGCCACCAATAATCGGAACTAAACCTACAGATAAAGAAAAAATGCCTGATTTACAAAATACACCTAATGATTTTCTCTTTGCCATTAACTCAGTAGGAATCAGCAATGTGAAGCATCCAGTCATCGTCCACTCTGAATTAGAACCGAAAGTGCAAACAACGATCGCTACTTTTGCGTTAACAACAAGCTTAAATCAAATGTCAAAGGGAATTAATATGAGCCGTTTGACTGAATTACTTCAACAATATCACGAAGAAGGGTTTGTTTTATCATTTGAACAGTTACGCAGCTTCACAAAAGAGCTAGCTGAAAAAATGGAACAAACATCTGCAACAATTGAAGTGACATTCCCTTGGTTTTTCGAAAGAAAAAGTCCCGCACTTAAGAAAATCGGATTAATGCACGCGGACGCGAAAATTTCTGTTACTTATAATCAAGACACCGATCAATGTACTTATGAAACAGGTTTAACTGCAGCAATTACAACATTATGTCCTTGTTCAAAAGAAATAAGTGAATATAGTGCCCACAATCAACGTGGCTACGTAAGCATTGATACAACACTTTACTCTGACAGCATTAATGAAATAGATTGGAAGGCTTTTCTTTTAGAAGCTGCAGAATCAAATGCAAGTGCACAACTTCACCCTGTTTTAAAACGTCCTGATGAAAAAATGGTCACAGAGAAGGCTTACGAAAATCCAAGATTTGTTGAAGACATGGTTCGTCTTGTTGCAGCAGATCTTTATGAAAACCCTCTTATAAAAGCATTTTCAGTTGAATGCCGAAACGAAGAGTCTATTCACGTACATGATGCAATCGCGTCGATCACCTTTACAAAAGAATGA
- a CDS encoding MFS transporter gives MQLQQKQLPKTSPEQKTMYNILLIIGFVHLLNDTIQAVVPAMFPILQQSMGLTFTQLGFIAFALNLTSSLIQPVVGYYTDKKPSPYALPIGLCFTFVGVLGIAFASSFWLVIISVILIGVGSATFHPEGSRVAYMAAGTRRGTAQSIYQVGGNAGQALAPLITVLIIVPFGQFGAIWFTLLAALGIGLLIYIARWYSEQVAQVAKKKIVQKKKAEINPQTRKIVIYAITLLVFLVFARSWFHAGISNFYVFYLMEQFQLSVDQALIYIFIFLAAGAFGTFAGGPLADRYGKRNILMLSMLGSAPLALLLPHVGPLLSYVLLGAIGFIILSSFSVSVVYAQELVPGKIGMVSGLIVGLAFGMGAIGSVALGIVADWIGLTNTMLFVVALPLLGILTFFLPTDEKLREINE, from the coding sequence ATGCAATTACAGCAAAAACAGTTACCTAAAACATCTCCTGAACAAAAAACGATGTATAACATTCTCTTGATTATCGGCTTTGTTCACTTACTAAATGATACCATTCAGGCTGTTGTTCCAGCCATGTTCCCTATCCTACAACAATCTATGGGTCTAACATTTACGCAACTTGGTTTCATCGCATTTGCCCTAAATTTAACGTCTTCATTAATTCAACCAGTTGTGGGATACTACACGGATAAAAAACCGTCACCATATGCCCTACCTATCGGACTTTGTTTTACATTTGTCGGGGTCCTTGGTATTGCCTTTGCCTCTTCTTTTTGGCTTGTCATTATTTCCGTTATTCTTATCGGGGTAGGTTCAGCTACGTTTCATCCAGAAGGATCACGAGTCGCTTACATGGCTGCAGGAACTCGCCGTGGAACAGCCCAATCAATTTACCAAGTGGGCGGTAATGCTGGGCAGGCGTTAGCCCCATTAATTACCGTGTTAATTATCGTACCCTTTGGCCAGTTCGGTGCGATTTGGTTTACACTCCTAGCTGCCCTTGGTATCGGACTATTAATTTATATTGCTAGATGGTATTCAGAACAAGTAGCTCAAGTCGCTAAGAAAAAAATTGTTCAAAAGAAAAAAGCTGAAATTAATCCACAAACAAGAAAGATTGTTATCTACGCTATTACCCTACTAGTCTTTCTAGTCTTTGCCCGTTCTTGGTTTCATGCCGGGATTTCTAATTTTTACGTCTTTTACCTAATGGAACAGTTTCAACTATCAGTTGACCAAGCACTAATTTACATTTTCATTTTCTTAGCTGCAGGAGCTTTTGGTACGTTTGCCGGTGGGCCTTTAGCCGACCGGTATGGAAAACGAAATATCTTAATGTTATCGATGCTCGGATCTGCACCCTTAGCGTTACTATTGCCCCACGTTGGGCCGTTGCTCTCTTATGTCCTTCTAGGAGCGATCGGATTTATTATTTTATCAAGCTTCTCTGTCTCTGTTGTCTATGCACAAGAATTAGTTCCCGGTAAAATTGGGATGGTGTCTGGTTTAATTGTTGGCTTAGCTTTTGGAATGGGTGCCATTGGCTCAGTAGCCTTAGGGATTGTCGCTGACTGGATTGGCTTAACAAATACAATGCTCTTCGTTGTTGCGTTACCACTTCTGGGAATTCTGACATTCTTCCTACCTACTGACGAAAAACTTAGAGAAATAAATGAATAA
- a CDS encoding 3'-5' exoribonuclease YhaM family protein, which yields MRKVIQSLKVNETIKEHFLLTSLQTKLGKNGTYFEMTLADASGEIKARKWDLVEKDYQLYDVIHKELPQVVLVKGLTRQFQQSIDLKVFYIVYPDVETSISISEFLPSAPINIDDSFRELEETIASLQNETLRRIVREVFQLYKPFLPQYPASIHGHQGYGGLLWHTTNTVRLCETVIGLYPKMLNRDLLISGAILHDLAKIKDYKLEKGIVTKVTDKSKFVGHIVTMAYDIRETARVLNIDVHAQEVELLEHMILSHHGKGEFGSPVEPSIPEAFALHLVDALDTKLGVVHNLWEKTPLGEWSDWSKVLEKRIKKVTVEG from the coding sequence TTGCGAAAAGTAATTCAAAGTTTAAAAGTGAATGAAACAATTAAAGAACACTTTTTGCTCACTAGCTTACAAACGAAGCTTGGCAAAAATGGAACATACTTTGAAATGACTTTGGCCGATGCTTCAGGTGAAATAAAAGCGCGGAAATGGGATTTAGTAGAAAAAGATTACCAACTTTATGATGTCATCCATAAAGAACTTCCGCAAGTTGTCCTAGTAAAAGGATTAACAAGGCAGTTTCAGCAATCAATTGATTTGAAGGTTTTTTATATCGTCTACCCTGATGTAGAGACTTCCATCTCGATATCGGAATTTTTACCTTCAGCACCCATTAATATTGACGACTCATTTCGGGAACTAGAAGAGACGATTGCTAGTTTACAAAATGAGACGTTGCGAAGAATCGTACGTGAAGTTTTCCAACTCTATAAACCGTTTTTACCGCAATATCCAGCTTCTATTCATGGACATCAAGGTTATGGTGGATTACTATGGCATACGACTAATACGGTGAGGCTATGTGAAACAGTTATCGGTCTTTATCCGAAAATGCTAAATCGAGATTTACTGATTAGCGGGGCTATTTTACATGACTTAGCAAAAATAAAGGACTATAAGCTAGAAAAAGGAATTGTCACGAAAGTAACAGATAAATCCAAGTTTGTCGGTCATATTGTGACGATGGCTTATGATATTAGAGAAACTGCCCGTGTCTTGAATATTGACGTTCACGCTCAAGAAGTTGAGTTGCTTGAACATATGATACTAAGTCATCACGGTAAAGGTGAGTTTGGAAGTCCTGTCGAACCTTCTATACCTGAAGCGTTTGCTCTTCACTTAGTTGATGCCCTTGATACGAAATTAGGTGTTGTCCATAATTTATGGGAAAAAACGCCCCTA
- a CDS encoding 5'-3' exonuclease has protein sequence MIIDGMALLFRGYYATSYSGYIMKTSKGVPTNAIYGFVKYMQDAISTFQPSHVLCCWDMGARTFRNELYPAYKANRGEPPEELIPQFDLVKKVVESFNIPSVGIEGFEADDCIGTIAKKYSQHLKIQILTGDHDSLQLIDENIHSIIMKKGMSNYEVYTLEKLLEEKELTPAQFIDLKGLMGDASDNFPGVKGIGEKTAIKLLKEYQSISGILENLPSLSKGIRTKIETELDMLHLSRKLAEIHCEVPVEIVLEECARNIDEVKVTAMFEELEFHRLLKDKSFLGNIKVNVQPLC, from the coding sequence ATGATTATCGATGGGATGGCTCTTCTTTTTCGAGGTTACTATGCCACGTCGTATAGCGGATACATTATGAAAACAAGTAAGGGTGTTCCTACGAATGCGATTTACGGTTTTGTTAAATACATGCAAGATGCCATAAGTACGTTTCAACCAAGTCATGTATTGTGCTGCTGGGATATGGGTGCCCGTACGTTTCGTAATGAGCTTTACCCTGCGTATAAAGCTAATCGTGGCGAGCCACCTGAAGAGTTAATACCTCAATTTGATTTAGTGAAAAAAGTAGTAGAGAGCTTTAATATTCCTAGCGTCGGTATAGAAGGCTTCGAAGCAGATGACTGTATTGGTACGATCGCGAAAAAATATAGCCAACATCTCAAAATTCAAATCTTAACTGGCGATCACGATAGCCTGCAGCTTATTGATGAAAATATTCATTCCATCATCATGAAGAAGGGTATGTCAAACTACGAAGTATATACGTTAGAGAAGCTATTAGAGGAAAAGGAACTAACACCTGCTCAGTTTATTGACTTAAAAGGACTAATGGGTGATGCAAGTGATAACTTTCCTGGTGTTAAAGGAATTGGTGAAAAAACAGCCATTAAGCTGTTAAAAGAATACCAATCAATTTCTGGGATATTAGAAAATTTACCAAGTCTCTCAAAAGGAATCCGTACTAAAATTGAAACCGAGTTGGACATGCTCCATTTATCTCGAAAACTAGCGGAAATTCATTGTGAAGTGCCTGTGGAAATTGTCCTAGAAGAATGTGCTCGTAACATTGATGAAGTTAAAGTTACGGCTATGTTTGAAGAGTTAGAATTCCATCGTCTCCTAAAAGACAAGTCATTTCTAGGGAACATAAAAGTAAATGTTCAACCTCTGTGTTAA
- a CDS encoding PFL family protein, with product MNIALAEMQETIRMVQMESLDIRTVTMGISLRDCADSDFGKMNARVYEKITSYAKDLKSVAETVEKEYGIPIINKRISITPIAEILGSATKEQAIELAKTLDKAAKVLGVDFIGGYSALVHKGISKGDQTLLDALPEALSVTERVCASVSVATTRTGINMDAVKQMGEIIKDAAWRTRDQNGIACAKLVVFCNPVEDNPFMAGAFHGSGEGEVVLNVGVSGPGVVLNALRRYPDVDLGKVSEIIKKTAFKITRAGELIGRVVAERLNVPFGIMDLSLAPTNAINDSVAEILEEIGLERVGTHGTIAALALMNDAVKKGGAMASSYVGGLSGAFIPVSEDNGMIRGIVDGALTLSKLEAMTCVCSVGLDMIAVTGDASAATLSAMIADEAAIGMINKKTTAVRVIPVPGKKEGEMVEFGGLLGRAPVMGVNPFGSDKLINRGGRIPAPLQALIN from the coding sequence ATGAATATTGCACTAGCAGAAATGCAAGAAACAATTAGAATGGTTCAAATGGAAAGTCTCGATATTCGTACAGTTACAATGGGAATAAGTCTTCGGGATTGTGCTGATTCAGACTTCGGAAAAATGAATGCTCGTGTCTATGAAAAAATAACTAGCTATGCTAAAGATTTAAAGTCTGTGGCTGAAACGGTTGAAAAAGAGTACGGGATTCCCATTATTAATAAGCGAATTTCGATTACACCGATTGCAGAAATTTTAGGTAGTGCCACAAAAGAGCAAGCCATAGAATTAGCAAAAACTCTCGACAAGGCTGCAAAAGTTCTTGGTGTCGATTTTATCGGGGGATACTCTGCTCTAGTTCATAAAGGGATTTCTAAAGGTGATCAAACATTACTTGATGCCTTACCAGAAGCCTTGAGTGTTACTGAACGAGTTTGTGCTTCTGTTTCTGTTGCTACAACAAGAACTGGTATTAATATGGATGCAGTAAAACAAATGGGAGAAATTATTAAAGATGCTGCTTGGCGTACCCGGGATCAAAATGGTATAGCTTGTGCAAAACTCGTTGTGTTTTGTAATCCAGTTGAAGACAATCCTTTCATGGCTGGAGCATTCCATGGTTCTGGTGAGGGGGAAGTCGTTCTTAATGTCGGTGTAAGTGGTCCAGGTGTAGTTCTTAATGCCCTTCGTCGCTACCCTGATGTTGACCTAGGTAAAGTTTCCGAGATTATTAAGAAAACAGCTTTTAAAATTACTCGTGCCGGTGAATTAATTGGCCGTGTAGTTGCTGAACGATTAAATGTACCATTTGGAATTATGGATTTGTCACTTGCACCAACAAACGCAATTAATGACAGTGTAGCTGAAATTCTTGAAGAAATTGGCCTCGAACGAGTCGGAACACATGGGACAATTGCTGCTCTAGCGCTAATGAATGATGCTGTGAAAAAAGGTGGGGCAATGGCGAGTTCTTATGTCGGAGGTTTGAGTGGAGCGTTTATTCCTGTTAGTGAAGATAATGGAATGATCCGTGGAATTGTTGATGGAGCGTTAACCCTATCAAAGCTTGAAGCAATGACATGTGTATGTTCCGTGGGGCTTGATATGATCGCGGTAACCGGTGATGCTAGTGCGGCAACATTATCAGCCATGATCGCTGATGAAGCAGCGATTGGGATGATTAATAAAAAAACAACGGCAGTTCGAGTCATCCCTGTCCCAGGCAAAAAAGAAGGAGAAATGGTTGAATTCGGTGGTCTTCTTGGCCGAGCTCCAGTAATGGGAGTCAATCCATTTGGATCTGATAAATTAATAAACCGTGGTGGTCGCATCCCAGCACCACTTCAGGCTTTAATTAACTAA
- a CDS encoding PRC-barrel domain-containing protein: protein MLHNIKELKKFDITAIDGPIGTVHDFILDEKHWTVRYLVVDTMKWLPGRKVLISPMSISEFDLVNGNIQLSLTKEKIKDSPPIESKLPTREYEANLVHYYGLRPYWSDHSFWKEYTPSSELTKPNSEFETLDDYDGKSTLRSFTEISGYTIEAIDGYIGHVENFVICDETWQVRYLVVDTRNWWVGKHVLIAPQWITYVSWPEKIMRVELKKDTIEKGPEYVPEQVITRDFEDEIYTKYDKPKFWL from the coding sequence TTGTTACACAACATTAAAGAGTTGAAAAAGTTTGATATTACAGCAATTGACGGTCCGATTGGAACAGTTCACGACTTTATCTTAGATGAAAAGCATTGGACGGTCCGGTACTTGGTTGTCGATACAATGAAATGGCTACCAGGAAGAAAAGTACTGATTTCACCGATGTCTATTAGTGAGTTTGATTTAGTCAATGGAAATATACAACTTTCACTAACAAAAGAAAAAATTAAGGATAGTCCACCTATTGAATCAAAATTACCTACAAGAGAATATGAAGCTAACTTAGTTCATTATTACGGATTAAGACCCTATTGGAGTGATCATAGTTTTTGGAAAGAATATACGCCTTCATCTGAACTAACTAAACCTAATTCTGAGTTTGAAACTTTGGATGACTATGATGGAAAAAGCACATTAAGAAGCTTTACGGAAATCTCAGGTTATACAATAGAAGCAATAGATGGGTATATCGGCCATGTGGAGAACTTTGTTATTTGTGATGAAACTTGGCAAGTCCGCTATTTAGTTGTTGATACAAGGAATTGGTGGGTAGGCAAGCACGTATTAATTGCCCCGCAATGGATTACGTATGTAAGTTGGCCAGAAAAAATTATGCGTGTTGAGTTGAAAAAGGATACGATAGAAAAAGGACCAGAGTATGTACCGGAGCAAGTAATAACAAGAGATTTCGAAGATGAAATTTATACGAAATACGATAAACCGAAGTTTTGGTTGTAA
- a CDS encoding DUF4349 domain-containing protein, with protein sequence MNVYRNVKLMLILIFVSILAACSSGYETSEESKAVNDSAPREERKIEQDYGTTGSNASDNPDVNVSERMVIYNANLSLEVKDYHKIEAQIQEKVSTLGGYVLESSIYFSGKERINGNLVVKVPQKSFQSFINEVESASVKVHDRHVSGNDVTEEFVDLESRLRSKRVVEERLLSFMEKAEQTEDLLKISSDLGKVQEEIEQLLGRMNYLKTNVDFSTVTLHLTENLVTVGSIQDKDLNTWVKAKSLFMESVNGLISLFSGIIVLAIGLSPFIVPLGLIGMIIVFYVRKKRNQKPFDG encoded by the coding sequence ATGAATGTATATAGGAATGTGAAACTGATGCTTATTCTAATCTTCGTATCTATACTCGCTGCGTGTAGCAGTGGCTATGAAACAAGTGAAGAGTCTAAAGCTGTTAACGATTCTGCTCCTAGGGAAGAACGGAAGATCGAACAGGATTATGGAACTACAGGGTCTAATGCTAGTGATAACCCGGATGTTAATGTTTCAGAACGAATGGTGATTTACAACGCTAACCTATCTTTAGAGGTTAAGGATTACCACAAAATCGAAGCTCAAATTCAAGAAAAGGTATCTACCCTTGGTGGATATGTTCTCGAGTCGTCTATTTATTTCAGTGGTAAAGAGAGAATTAATGGCAATTTAGTTGTTAAAGTCCCACAAAAAAGCTTTCAAAGTTTTATCAATGAAGTGGAATCTGCTAGTGTAAAAGTTCATGACCGTCATGTAAGCGGAAACGACGTGACTGAAGAATTTGTTGATTTAGAGTCTCGTTTACGTTCAAAGAGGGTAGTTGAAGAAAGACTGCTTAGTTTTATGGAAAAAGCTGAACAAACAGAGGACTTATTAAAAATATCAAGTGACTTAGGAAAAGTACAAGAAGAGATTGAACAATTACTAGGAAGAATGAATTATTTAAAAACAAATGTAGACTTTTCTACAGTAACCCTTCACTTAACTGAAAATCTTGTTACAGTTGGTTCAATACAAGACAAGGATTTAAATACTTGGGTAAAGGCAAAAAGTTTATTTATGGAAAGTGTAAATGGATTGATTTCATTATTTTCTGGAATAATTGTTTTAGCTATTGGTTTGAGTCCTTTTATTGTCCCATTAGGGTTAATTGGGATGATTATCGTCTTTTATGTTAGAAAAAAAAGAAATCAAAAACCTTTTGATGGTTAA
- a CDS encoding YtxH domain-containing protein — MDKQKGLIVGTIIGSAVGAAVAVLTTPKSGPELRNDINEQFENSKNKAEEAASILKDKIESFTEILDDRSPELSETIIEEASYIVEEAKKALEDLRQKDDIDAKELKKIVKNIMKEEMKSGKEIGKVVKEEIKGVQEDLKKELETLSKKIS, encoded by the coding sequence GTGGATAAACAAAAAGGATTAATCGTTGGGACGATTATTGGTAGTGCAGTGGGGGCAGCTGTAGCAGTACTTACAACACCTAAATCTGGTCCGGAGCTACGAAATGACATAAATGAGCAATTTGAAAATAGTAAAAATAAAGCTGAAGAGGCAGCTAGTATTTTAAAAGACAAAATAGAATCTTTTACTGAAATTCTTGATGATCGTTCACCTGAATTGTCAGAAACGATCATTGAAGAAGCTAGTTATATTGTTGAAGAAGCGAAAAAAGCCTTGGAGGATCTCCGCCAAAAAGATGACATCGATGCTAAAGAGCTTAAAAAAATCGTGAAGAATATTATGAAGGAAGAAATGAAGTCAGGAAAAGAAATAGGTAAGGTTGTAAAAGAAGAAATAAAAGGGGTGCAAGAAGACTTGAAGAAGGAATTAGAAACTTTATCGAAAAAAATATCATAA
- a CDS encoding ACT domain-containing protein: MEKRRAVVSVIGKDQVGIIAKVTNVLADNNVNVLDISQTILQDFFTMMMLVDVTEIDSLEVLQDQFETINEEMGLKINIQLEDLFKAMHRV, from the coding sequence ATGGAAAAAAGACGTGCAGTAGTAAGTGTAATTGGAAAAGATCAAGTTGGAATTATCGCTAAGGTAACAAACGTATTGGCAGATAATAATGTCAATGTACTAGATATTAGTCAAACGATCCTCCAAGATTTTTTTACAATGATGATGTTAGTTGATGTAACAGAAATCGATAGCCTAGAAGTGCTTCAGGATCAGTTTGAGACAATAAATGAAGAAATGGGCCTTAAAATTAACATTCAGCTTGAGGATTTATTTAAAGCCATGCATCGCGTTTAA
- a CDS encoding DUF2524 family protein produces the protein MLQKDQIDSYLSRTHETIESAHKELLDVKLIQVNDPTEYPFIMNQLMELDDEINELLTAASPEQRSQLEEAQQQLRETKTVMIRGI, from the coding sequence ATGCTACAAAAAGATCAAATTGATAGTTACTTATCAAGAACCCACGAAACAATTGAAAGTGCCCATAAAGAATTGTTAGATGTAAAGTTAATTCAAGTAAACGATCCAACCGAGTATCCCTTTATCATGAATCAATTAATGGAGCTAGATGATGAAATAAATGAATTACTAACTGCCGCATCTCCAGAACAACGAAGCCAGTTAGAAGAAGCACAACAGCAATTAAGAGAAACAAAAACAGTCATGATCCGTGGGATATAA